The proteins below come from a single Pseudanabaena sp. BC1403 genomic window:
- a CDS encoding DUF4079 domain-containing protein, with protein sequence MELEDFFALVHPAIAIIVVFPLIGIVTNRAWLVRQRRLQVIDGEKSKIPPIVGSEHVAIGNWLSISVVGVALLGMAYPIFSKFLKNDVFSKDSLRAFSVVAIFIATTAAFTFLFKAKVKIWRNIFAALTSVGLIVLGAQPEVFRRDSEWFFSHYYYGIAAAILMIISVAITQDIYKDKQNRWRNIHIILNCFALLLFIGQGMTGSRDLLSIPYTWQKEYLKPCDSKTRTCPKSTAFYVPINR encoded by the coding sequence ATGGAACTGGAAGACTTTTTTGCTTTAGTACATCCTGCGATCGCAATTATTGTGGTGTTCCCATTGATTGGCATTGTCACAAATCGCGCTTGGCTAGTTCGCCAGCGCCGCTTACAAGTCATTGATGGCGAAAAAAGCAAGATTCCCCCAATTGTAGGATCTGAGCATGTAGCGATCGGTAATTGGTTGAGCATTTCAGTCGTAGGTGTTGCCCTCTTGGGCATGGCTTATCCGATTTTTTCCAAGTTTCTCAAAAATGATGTCTTCTCCAAAGATTCTTTACGCGCTTTTTCTGTAGTAGCTATTTTCATCGCCACAACTGCTGCATTCACATTTCTGTTTAAAGCAAAGGTCAAAATCTGGCGAAATATTTTTGCAGCTTTAACATCGGTTGGATTAATTGTGTTAGGGGCACAGCCAGAAGTATTTCGCCGTGACAGTGAGTGGTTCTTTTCCCATTATTACTATGGCATCGCGGCGGCTATATTAATGATTATTTCGGTTGCCATTACTCAAGATATCTATAAGGATAAACAAAATCGCTGGCGGAATATCCATATAATTCTTAACTGTTTTGCTTTGCTGCTCTTTATCGGACAGGGAATGACTGGTTCTAGAGACTTACTCTCAATTCCTTATACTTGGCAAAAAGAATATCTTAAACCTTGTGATTCTAAAACTAGAACCTGTCCTAAATCCACAGCATTTTACGTTCCAATTAATCGATAG